One stretch of Muribaculum intestinale DNA includes these proteins:
- a CDS encoding biotin--[acetyl-CoA-carboxylase] ligase, protein MTSSIARLIALDSVNSTSSYLAGIAETMPHGTVVSAYAQTAGRGQRGNSWESEPGANLTFSMLLRPDGIRAAEQFSLSEAVALGIASALRHYLPDTAVCIKWPNDIYAADRKICGILIENSLLGSCIRHSIAGIGINVNQTVWRSDAPNPVSMAQIAGHGFDRDEVLERVCREIMHELSLPSAPRHDRYMQSLWGRYGLTYRDTATGEIFRASIRSIAPDGMMTLAPLDGAPERVYAFKEVAVII, encoded by the coding sequence ATGACATCATCCATAGCGCGCCTGATTGCTCTTGACTCAGTGAATTCCACAAGTTCCTACCTTGCCGGGATAGCGGAGACCATGCCCCACGGGACGGTTGTGTCGGCTTACGCCCAGACCGCCGGACGGGGACAGCGTGGCAACTCCTGGGAGTCCGAGCCGGGTGCCAATCTTACATTCTCGATGCTGTTGCGCCCCGACGGCATCCGTGCCGCCGAGCAGTTCAGCCTTTCGGAGGCTGTGGCTCTCGGCATCGCCTCCGCACTCCGTCATTATCTCCCCGACACGGCAGTGTGTATAAAATGGCCCAACGACATATATGCCGCCGACCGCAAGATATGCGGTATTCTTATCGAGAATTCTTTGCTCGGTAGCTGTATACGTCATAGTATAGCCGGGATAGGCATTAATGTCAACCAGACCGTATGGCGTAGCGACGCCCCCAATCCGGTGTCAATGGCGCAGATTGCAGGTCATGGTTTTGACCGTGATGAGGTGCTGGAGCGTGTATGCCGGGAAATCATGCATGAACTCTCTCTACCGTCTGCTCCACGCCATGACCGTTACATGCAGTCGCTGTGGGGGCGTTACGGCCTTACCTACCGCGATACGGCGACAGGCGAGATTTTCCGTGCCTCTATCCGTAGTATCGCACCTGACGGCATGATGACTCTCGCACCTCTTGACGGGGCGCCGGAGCGTGTGTATGCCTTTAAGGAAGTGGCGGTAATAATATGA
- a CDS encoding immunity 17 family protein gives MTIEVAKAMLVCIFAAMGVFSIAAGVSGWPWFYNSINARVLTGRMRRIHARIFYIIVGLVIIAMAAYLFLQPIDS, from the coding sequence ATGACTATTGAGGTTGCGAAAGCCATGCTGGTATGTATATTCGCTGCGATGGGCGTGTTTTCCATCGCGGCGGGCGTATCCGGCTGGCCATGGTTTTACAACAGCATCAATGCCCGCGTACTGACCGGACGCATGCGGCGCATCCATGCACGTATATTCTATATAATTGTCGGCCTGGTGATAATCGCCATGGCCGCATATCTGTTTTTACAGCCGATAGATTCATGA
- a CDS encoding tetratricopeptide repeat protein, with translation MGRIRLEQVIIVALIAMLTVLSGCSLRKNTAATRKYQAFITRYNIYYNGDEHYKETLKQMETNYEDDYSQLLFAHPADARRDESAPQPSGDFTRSIEKAQKAIQLRSIKKKPAKKAGKSSDPAYKAWMKRDEYNPFLHNAWMMMGRSQYNNGDFLGAAATFYYITRHFSWLPATVTEARIWQARSYLSMGWDFEAENILEKIPEKELEANSQLRNLYNLVQSAYWSRSANPSKAIPYLEQSARSAKGSQKSRLNFMLGQLYQREGQSRKAYEAYKRSSTASSPYRTQINARIRQSEVYSGSSIEPEVKALRRMTRYDRNKDYLDQIYYAIGNLYLSRRDTANAIENYRLAAEKSTRNGIEKAIDQLALGRLYFETHRYDLAQPCYSQAVPLLPQSYPGLDSIKRRSDVLDELAVYSQNVTLNDSLLRLSEMDSVQRLKIIDRIIDDLKKAEAEDAERQRREEYLAEQQANGTQMQNTGNAASAPATFMINNDDSWYFYNTATRNAGRTEFQKRWGARKLEDDWRRRNKASFSFDEFENTEESADTEASDSLEDSDATDTSAEDSEKDAQLASDPHNREYYLRQIPSTPEEKQTAADVVQEGLYNIGLILKDQLEDYDAAAIDWDDLMKRYPDNIYRLDVYYNMYMMYTRDGRHNLAEHYRALILKEFPDSKYAVAMRDPAYIDNLRRMHAEQESLYEKAYDAYLNNRNDEVHAAYRDMMHRYPLSKIMPKFMFIDALSYVTENKPEEFRSTLKELLERYPKTDITPLASAYLKALAQGRKLHAGNANTRGMLWDLRLGNDSVFNENDSITFDLNPDVPQLLVLVYPTDVVNANQLLYDVAYHNFSAFVVRDFDLEQMNFGRLGLLLIKGFANFEELAHYRKVMDEEGRLTLPLEVRPVMISVENFDKLIRQGRSFEDYFRYVDSKAEEEPVTASPGLTDSSDAQVPDDWPETDDAPVDDASGTPGQDESYDTFPQPAEPATDSESSIQSE, from the coding sequence ATGGGCAGGATAAGGCTTGAACAGGTAATTATAGTGGCGCTTATAGCCATGCTGACCGTGTTATCGGGGTGCAGTCTCCGAAAGAACACGGCCGCTACACGCAAGTACCAGGCATTTATCACGCGTTACAATATCTATTATAACGGTGACGAGCATTATAAGGAGACGCTCAAGCAGATGGAGACGAACTATGAGGACGATTATTCACAATTACTTTTCGCCCATCCTGCCGATGCACGCCGCGACGAATCCGCTCCTCAGCCTTCGGGCGATTTTACACGTTCGATAGAGAAAGCCCAGAAGGCGATTCAATTGCGCAGTATCAAGAAAAAGCCCGCAAAGAAGGCCGGCAAATCATCAGATCCTGCATACAAGGCATGGATGAAACGTGATGAGTACAATCCATTTCTCCACAATGCGTGGATGATGATGGGACGCTCGCAGTACAACAATGGCGATTTTCTTGGAGCCGCCGCTACGTTCTACTATATCACACGACATTTTTCATGGTTGCCGGCTACCGTGACAGAAGCCCGTATATGGCAGGCCCGCTCCTATCTGTCGATGGGATGGGACTTCGAAGCGGAAAACATACTTGAGAAAATACCGGAGAAAGAACTTGAAGCCAATTCACAGTTGCGCAATCTGTACAATCTGGTGCAGAGTGCCTATTGGAGCCGGTCGGCCAATCCGTCCAAAGCGATTCCATATCTTGAGCAGTCTGCGCGCTCGGCCAAAGGGAGCCAGAAGTCGCGCTTGAATTTCATGCTGGGACAACTGTACCAGCGCGAGGGGCAAAGTCGCAAGGCCTACGAAGCCTACAAGCGCTCTTCGACAGCAAGTTCGCCATATCGTACACAAATCAATGCACGTATACGCCAGAGCGAGGTATATTCCGGCTCATCCATAGAGCCGGAAGTGAAAGCGCTGCGGCGCATGACGCGCTACGACCGCAACAAGGATTATCTCGACCAGATATATTATGCCATAGGCAATCTGTATCTGTCGCGACGCGACACAGCCAATGCTATCGAAAACTATCGTCTTGCTGCGGAGAAATCGACACGCAACGGAATCGAGAAAGCCATCGACCAGCTCGCTCTCGGTCGGTTGTACTTCGAGACCCACCGTTATGACCTCGCCCAGCCATGTTACAGCCAGGCTGTGCCTCTGTTGCCACAGAGCTATCCGGGGCTTGATTCCATAAAGCGGCGCAGCGATGTGCTTGACGAACTGGCCGTTTATTCACAAAACGTAACTCTCAATGACTCTTTGTTACGTCTCTCGGAGATGGATTCAGTGCAACGTCTGAAAATAATCGACCGTATTATCGACGACCTTAAAAAAGCAGAGGCGGAAGATGCGGAGCGCCAGCGTCGTGAGGAATATCTCGCTGAGCAGCAGGCCAACGGAACGCAGATGCAGAATACAGGCAATGCCGCATCTGCTCCCGCCACATTCATGATTAATAATGATGACTCCTGGTATTTCTACAATACAGCGACACGTAACGCCGGACGCACTGAATTCCAGAAGCGGTGGGGTGCACGAAAACTTGAGGATGACTGGAGGCGTAGAAACAAGGCTTCATTCAGTTTCGATGAATTCGAGAACACTGAGGAGAGTGCCGACACCGAGGCTTCGGACAGTTTGGAAGATTCCGACGCTACCGACACCTCGGCAGAGGATTCGGAGAAGGATGCACAGCTTGCTTCCGACCCGCACAACCGCGAGTATTATCTGAGGCAGATACCATCTACTCCTGAAGAGAAGCAGACGGCTGCCGATGTTGTGCAGGAAGGCCTTTATAACATAGGACTAATACTGAAGGATCAGCTGGAGGACTATGATGCCGCGGCTATTGACTGGGATGACCTTATGAAGAGATATCCCGACAACATATATCGTCTGGATGTGTACTACAACATGTATATGATGTATACCCGCGACGGAAGGCATAATCTTGCCGAACATTACCGCGCGCTCATATTAAAAGAATTCCCCGACTCAAAGTATGCGGTTGCAATGCGCGATCCTGCCTATATCGACAATCTGCGGCGCATGCATGCCGAGCAGGAGAGCCTCTATGAGAAAGCCTACGACGCTTATCTCAACAACCGTAACGATGAGGTGCATGCTGCATACCGCGACATGATGCATAGATATCCGCTGAGCAAGATTATGCCAAAGTTCATGTTTATCGACGCGCTGTCGTATGTTACTGAAAACAAGCCCGAGGAGTTCCGCTCTACTCTTAAGGAACTGCTTGAACGCTATCCCAAGACCGATATCACTCCACTGGCGTCGGCCTACCTGAAGGCGCTTGCACAGGGGCGCAAGCTGCATGCGGGAAATGCAAATACTCGAGGCATGTTGTGGGATCTGCGTCTTGGCAACGACAGTGTGTTCAACGAGAACGACTCGATAACGTTTGATTTGAATCCCGATGTGCCTCAGTTGCTCGTGCTGGTATATCCTACCGACGTGGTCAACGCCAATCAACTGCTGTATGATGTTGCTTACCACAACTTCAGTGCGTTTGTAGTCCGCGACTTCGACCTTGAACAGATGAACTTCGGACGTCTCGGTCTGTTGCTTATAAAGGGATTCGCCAATTTCGAGGAACTCGCTCATTACCGCAAGGTGATGGACGAGGAGGGACGTCTGACTCTTCCTCTTGAGGTACGGCCGGTGATGATAAGTGTGGAAAACTTCGACAAACTCATACGTCAGGGACGCAGCTTCGAGGATTATTTCCGTTATGTCGACTCCAAAGCCGAGGAAGAGCCGGTAACGGCTTCTCCGGGACTGACCGACAGCAGTGACGCACAAGTTCCGGATGACTGGCCGGAAACGGATGATGCCCCTGTTGATGATGCCTCAGGAACACCCGGTCAAGATGAATCGTACGACACATTTCCACAACCGGCAGAACCGGCAACTGATTCTGAATCCTCAATACAATCCGAATAA
- the tsaE gene encoding tRNA (adenosine(37)-N6)-threonylcarbamoyltransferase complex ATPase subunit type 1 TsaE, translated as MTTTLTIPSLDAIDSVARQFVDLMDDYTVFAFNGEMGAGKTTFINALSRVLGVDEDPTSSPSFAIINEYRSSTTAELIYHFDLYRLENLDEAFDIGVEDYLDSGAICFLEWPERIADILPDDTVRVDIAEQPDGSRLLTVTTPDE; from the coding sequence ATGACCACAACGCTTACCATACCTTCGCTTGACGCTATCGACAGCGTAGCCCGGCAGTTTGTCGACCTTATGGACGACTATACGGTATTTGCCTTCAACGGTGAGATGGGGGCAGGCAAGACTACATTTATCAATGCCCTTTCCCGCGTGCTCGGTGTTGACGAGGACCCCACAAGCTCGCCTTCGTTTGCCATCATCAACGAATACCGCTCGTCGACTACCGCCGAACTGATTTACCACTTCGACCTCTACCGTCTTGAGAATCTCGATGAGGCTTTTGACATTGGTGTCGAGGATTATCTGGATTCCGGCGCCATATGTTTCCTTGAATGGCCCGAACGCATCGCCGACATTCTCCCGGATGATACAGTAAGGGTGGACATTGCCGAGCAGCCCGATGGCTCACGACTGCTTACTGTAACTACCCCCGACGAATAG
- a CDS encoding bifunctional response regulator/alkaline phosphatase family protein yields MPNSILWADDEIDLLKPHILFLKSKGYDVTTVNNGRDALELVGQHPFDLIILDENMPGLTGLETLMLIKQSAPHVPVIMITKSEEENIMNQAIGSKISDYLIKPVNPTQILLSIKKNLHSGQLVTETTATGYRQQFAELSQLIGACRTIEDWHNLYGKLVYWEMELAAAPDSGMEEMLMMQKREANAAFNKFVRKNYESWLTTDNHPLMSPEIFKECIFPLLDNGEKVFFILIDNFRLDQWRTIKPLLADIFNFDERLYTSILPTATQYARNAIFSGLMPLQIAKMFPGLWVDEDSEEGKNLNESPLIATQFERYRRKVKFSYNKVNDSTGNERLLREFSNLALNNLNVVVLNFIDMLSHARTESKMIRELATNNAAYRSLTETWFRHSSALDLFRRIAEAGYRIVLTTDHGTIRVDNPIKVIGDKNTNTNLRYKVGKNLNYNPRQVYEIKRPDRFGLPSPNVSSTYIFAGEDDFFAYPNNYNYYVQYYTGTFQHGGISLEEMVVPLITLTPKK; encoded by the coding sequence ATGCCAAACTCCATACTTTGGGCTGACGACGAGATTGATCTTCTGAAGCCACATATACTTTTCCTGAAAAGCAAGGGTTATGATGTAACCACTGTCAATAATGGCCGCGACGCGCTTGAGCTTGTCGGGCAGCATCCGTTCGACCTGATTATTCTTGACGAGAACATGCCCGGCCTTACCGGCCTTGAGACACTGATGCTCATAAAGCAGTCGGCTCCACATGTGCCGGTGATAATGATTACCAAGAGCGAAGAGGAAAATATCATGAATCAGGCTATCGGAAGCAAGATATCTGACTACCTTATCAAGCCTGTAAACCCTACCCAAATACTCCTGTCGATTAAAAAGAACCTTCACTCCGGACAGCTCGTCACCGAGACTACTGCCACCGGCTACCGCCAGCAGTTTGCCGAGCTGTCGCAGCTCATAGGCGCCTGCCGCACCATCGAGGACTGGCACAATCTGTATGGCAAACTTGTGTATTGGGAGATGGAACTTGCTGCAGCTCCCGACAGCGGCATGGAGGAGATGCTCATGATGCAGAAGCGGGAGGCCAATGCGGCCTTCAATAAATTTGTGCGGAAAAACTATGAGTCCTGGCTTACTACCGACAACCATCCGCTCATGAGTCCCGAAATATTCAAGGAGTGTATATTCCCACTTCTTGACAATGGGGAGAAGGTGTTCTTCATATTAATCGACAATTTCCGTCTTGACCAGTGGCGCACAATCAAGCCTCTGCTTGCTGATATATTTAACTTCGATGAACGGCTGTATACCTCTATTCTGCCAACCGCTACCCAATATGCTCGCAATGCCATTTTCTCAGGCCTCATGCCTTTGCAGATAGCCAAGATGTTTCCCGGATTGTGGGTTGACGAAGACAGCGAGGAAGGCAAGAATCTCAATGAGTCGCCGTTGATAGCCACGCAGTTTGAGAGATACCGCCGTAAGGTGAAATTTTCCTACAACAAGGTAAATGATTCCACCGGCAACGAGCGTCTGCTCAGAGAGTTCTCCAATCTTGCCCTTAACAATCTCAATGTGGTGGTGTTGAATTTTATCGACATGCTGTCGCATGCCCGCACTGAGTCGAAGATGATACGCGAGCTTGCCACCAACAATGCCGCATACAGGTCGCTGACCGAGACGTGGTTTCGCCACTCGTCGGCTCTCGATCTCTTCCGCAGGATTGCCGAGGCGGGCTACCGAATTGTTCTCACCACCGACCACGGGACCATACGTGTCGACAATCCTATAAAGGTGATTGGAGACAAAAACACCAATACCAACCTGCGATACAAAGTAGGAAAGAACCTGAATTACAATCCACGTCAGGTATACGAAATAAAGCGTCCCGACAGATTCGGCCTCCCTTCGCCTAATGTGTCGTCGACATATATATTTGCCGGAGAAGACGATTTCTTCGCATATCCCAACAATTACAATTACTATGTGCAGTACTATACAGGAACATTCCAGCATGGAGGAATCTCGCTTGAGGAGATGGTGGTGCCGCTCATAACTCTTACTCCCAAGAAATAA
- a CDS encoding alpha amylase C-terminal domain-containing protein: MGQLAIIKNDPWLEPYAAAIEGRHQDAINKEKELTAGSGSLKAFANAYNYFGLHRTDSGWVFREWAPHATSINLIGDFSKWKVMRKYALRRIAASDGVWEIKLPATALRDGDLYKMYVCWEGGGGERIPAYANRVVQDEQTHIFSAQVWCPEKLYKWKVKRFAPDTKPLLIYECHIGMSQEREGVGTYNEFRENVLPRVAADGYNAIQIMAIQEHPYYGSFGYHVSSFYAPSSRFGTPEELKALIDAAHEKGIAVIMDIVHSHAVKNEVEGLGRLDGSPDLYFYGDHRREHSAWDSLCFDYGKNQVLHFLLSNCKYWLEEFRFDGFRFDGVTSMLYYDHGLGKAFGSYSDYYDGNEDTNAIVYLTLANKLIHEVNRRAITIAEEMSGMPGLAYPIKGGGIGFDYRMAMGIPDYWIKILKEKKDEDWHPTSIYWELTNRRPDEKTISYVESHDQALVGDKTVIFRLIDDQMYWHMTKGDDNAAVNRGIALHKMTRLVTLATINGGYLNFMGNEFGHPEWIDFPREGNGWSYKYARRQWDLVDRKELRYCELNAFDNAMVQLVGDVYDFQALPVEKLWEKDDDQVLAFKRGDLVFVFNWAPFKSYDGYGFLAPEGEYEVILSSDNKDFGGFGNIDEGVHHFTQPDPLYAPDHKGWLKLYLPARTCQVLRLHRQKSDNI, translated from the coding sequence ATGGGACAACTTGCCATCATTAAAAACGACCCCTGGCTCGAGCCTTACGCCGCAGCCATCGAAGGGCGCCATCAGGATGCAATCAACAAGGAGAAGGAACTCACCGCCGGCTCCGGCTCGCTGAAGGCTTTTGCTAACGCCTACAACTATTTCGGCCTTCATCGTACCGACAGCGGATGGGTGTTCCGCGAATGGGCTCCACACGCCACATCCATCAACCTAATCGGCGACTTCTCAAAATGGAAAGTCATGCGCAAGTATGCCCTGCGTCGTATAGCGGCCTCCGACGGCGTCTGGGAGATAAAGCTCCCTGCCACAGCCTTGCGCGACGGAGATCTGTACAAAATGTATGTCTGCTGGGAAGGCGGAGGCGGCGAGCGTATTCCTGCCTATGCCAACAGGGTGGTCCAGGATGAGCAGACACACATATTCTCTGCCCAGGTATGGTGTCCGGAGAAACTCTACAAATGGAAAGTAAAGAGATTCGCGCCCGATACCAAACCGCTTCTGATATACGAATGCCACATAGGCATGTCGCAAGAGCGCGAAGGAGTAGGCACATATAATGAGTTCCGCGAAAACGTTCTGCCTCGTGTTGCCGCCGACGGCTACAACGCCATACAGATAATGGCCATACAGGAGCATCCTTACTACGGTTCGTTCGGCTATCATGTAAGTTCTTTCTATGCTCCATCCTCACGCTTTGGAACTCCCGAGGAACTTAAGGCACTTATTGATGCCGCTCATGAGAAGGGTATTGCAGTAATCATGGATATTGTGCATTCTCATGCTGTAAAGAATGAGGTGGAGGGATTGGGACGTCTTGACGGCTCCCCTGACCTTTACTTCTATGGCGACCACCGTCGCGAACATTCCGCATGGGATTCGCTATGTTTCGATTATGGCAAAAATCAGGTGCTCCACTTCCTGCTCTCCAATTGTAAATATTGGCTTGAGGAGTTCCGCTTCGATGGTTTCCGCTTCGACGGAGTAACCTCGATGCTGTATTATGACCACGGTCTCGGCAAGGCTTTCGGCTCGTATTCCGACTATTACGACGGCAACGAGGACACCAATGCGATTGTATATCTTACCCTTGCCAACAAACTTATCCATGAAGTAAACCGTCGTGCCATCACTATTGCTGAAGAGATGAGCGGAATGCCCGGACTTGCTTATCCTATAAAGGGTGGCGGCATCGGATTCGATTATCGCATGGCCATGGGTATTCCGGATTACTGGATTAAGATACTTAAAGAAAAGAAGGATGAGGACTGGCATCCGACATCAATCTATTGGGAACTCACCAACCGCCGTCCCGACGAAAAGACAATATCATATGTTGAAAGCCATGACCAGGCTCTGGTAGGCGACAAGACTGTAATATTCCGCCTTATCGATGATCAGATGTACTGGCATATGACCAAAGGCGACGACAATGCGGCGGTAAACCGTGGCATTGCTCTGCACAAGATGACACGTCTCGTCACCCTCGCTACAATCAATGGCGGATATCTCAATTTCATGGGCAATGAGTTCGGTCATCCCGAATGGATTGATTTCCCGCGCGAAGGTAATGGCTGGAGCTATAAGTATGCACGCCGCCAGTGGGATCTTGTCGACCGCAAGGAGCTGCGCTACTGTGAGCTCAACGCATTTGACAACGCCATGGTGCAGCTTGTCGGTGATGTATATGATTTCCAGGCACTACCTGTCGAGAAACTATGGGAAAAGGATGATGACCAGGTGCTGGCATTCAAGCGCGGCGACCTTGTGTTTGTGTTCAACTGGGCTCCGTTCAAGTCGTATGACGGCTATGGATTCCTTGCTCCCGAAGGGGAATATGAGGTAATCCTATCATCCGACAACAAGGATTTCGGAGGCTTCGGCAATATTGATGAGGGTGTACATCATTTCACCCAGCCCGATCCGCTCTATGCACCCGACCATAAAGGCTGGCTCAAACTTTATCTGCCGGCACGCACATGTCAGGTACTCAGGCTTCACCGACAGAAATCCGACAACATATAG
- a CDS encoding M6 family metalloprotease domain-containing protein — protein MNKILQSVFTGAVFMAMSVPAYAVMADSSPRTVTLPDGNTVTLVLHGDEYFNYTTTAEGNTVVFNTDNGVWEYARVSPVDGSLVPTGERAVDGLRSLTGVKNLKPAINPVRQNADNIMRVHKAPARYDYSKFRGLVILVEYNDAPFSRQDIYDIVNDMVNKRDYDGYMSNTLIPSKVECTGSVRDYYYENSNGKFDPQFDVVGPVQINYSQHYANQSAGAQTLVSAALRAADEQVDYTLYDTDGNRQVDMVYFIFSGGGSNHSGNDATLLWPHASTVMNLSLDGVSFGRYACSTELYGAPANKQLDGIGTICHEFSHVLGLPDLYDVDYETGGQAIHPQRWSIMASGSYLNMSRTPCGYSLFERYALGFTSPRQITSPGTYTLSPLTEGDNPDGCRINSAVDNEYFLLEHRKKVRWDEYLPGEGMLVHRVDSTNTSVWENNKVNASPTHTYYSLLRATPKVSSKGAVTDSDGDPFPGSGNVTSITNATTPSIRSWTMVSSPLVVEDIAYDDDGNISFTVSVDDTPTLVEDFATMESTDDDIDNVRGRFTTWSLTSGARIQIADDGTGYATTVKGSVIVCNPFEGEVETCTITIDNPTSQNAVFRFYYSNDGGTKWVILNTISGTSNPTVAKGATATLNFSVPVASGASYKLTQISGNASAPCRIQEIAFGLQPGSSAIESVLSDFCSDGEAEWYTLEGMRIAEHAGRHGIFIVRQGAKTLKVVR, from the coding sequence ATGAATAAAATTTTACAATCTGTTTTTACCGGAGCTGTGTTCATGGCTATGTCAGTGCCTGCATATGCTGTCATGGCAGATTCTTCTCCCCGTACTGTTACTTTGCCTGACGGGAATACGGTGACACTTGTGCTTCATGGCGATGAATACTTCAATTATACAACTACCGCAGAAGGCAACACGGTAGTGTTCAATACCGACAATGGCGTATGGGAGTATGCACGCGTCAGTCCTGTCGACGGAAGCCTTGTGCCTACCGGCGAGCGGGCCGTAGACGGACTCCGGTCTCTTACAGGAGTGAAGAATCTCAAGCCGGCAATAAATCCCGTGCGGCAGAATGCCGACAATATAATGCGGGTACATAAAGCGCCTGCCAGATATGATTACAGTAAATTCCGGGGGCTGGTGATACTTGTAGAGTATAATGACGCGCCATTTTCACGCCAGGATATCTATGATATTGTCAATGATATGGTCAACAAGCGTGACTATGACGGGTATATGTCAAACACTCTCATTCCGTCGAAGGTGGAATGTACCGGCTCGGTGCGAGATTATTATTATGAAAACTCCAACGGCAAGTTTGACCCTCAGTTTGATGTGGTAGGGCCGGTGCAGATAAATTATTCCCAGCATTATGCCAATCAGAGCGCCGGAGCCCAGACTCTTGTCAGCGCTGCTCTTCGTGCCGCCGATGAGCAGGTGGACTACACATTGTATGATACCGACGGCAACCGCCAGGTCGACATGGTCTACTTTATTTTCTCCGGAGGAGGCTCGAATCATTCCGGAAACGATGCCACTTTGCTTTGGCCACATGCATCCACAGTCATGAATCTCTCGCTCGACGGCGTATCGTTCGGACGCTATGCCTGCTCTACCGAACTTTACGGCGCTCCTGCCAATAAGCAGCTCGATGGTATCGGCACGATATGCCATGAGTTCAGCCATGTGCTCGGTTTGCCCGACCTCTACGATGTCGACTACGAGACCGGCGGCCAGGCGATTCATCCGCAGCGGTGGTCGATAATGGCTTCCGGCTCTTATCTAAATATGAGTCGTACTCCATGCGGATACTCGTTGTTTGAGCGTTATGCTCTCGGATTCACATCCCCTCGGCAGATAACTTCGCCGGGCACATACACTCTGTCTCCGCTTACCGAAGGCGACAACCCCGACGGATGTCGCATCAATTCCGCTGTGGATAATGAATACTTTCTGCTTGAGCACAGGAAGAAAGTGCGTTGGGATGAATACCTCCCCGGCGAGGGGATGCTTGTTCACCGGGTGGATTCGACCAATACCTCAGTATGGGAGAACAACAAGGTGAATGCTTCGCCGACACATACATATTATAGCCTGTTGCGCGCCACACCGAAGGTCAGCTCTAAAGGTGCAGTTACAGACAGCGACGGCGATCCGTTCCCCGGCAGCGGCAATGTGACGTCAATAACCAATGCCACCACTCCGTCCATCCGTTCGTGGACTATGGTATCGTCGCCTTTGGTTGTGGAGGATATTGCATATGATGACGACGGAAATATCTCGTTTACGGTCAGTGTGGATGATACTCCGACTCTTGTCGAGGATTTTGCCACGATGGAATCCACCGATGATGACATTGACAATGTCCGGGGACGTTTCACTACATGGAGTCTTACCTCCGGCGCCAGGATACAGATTGCTGACGACGGCACCGGTTATGCCACTACTGTAAAGGGGAGCGTTATTGTATGTAATCCTTTTGAAGGAGAGGTAGAGACCTGCACGATAACGATTGATAACCCTACGTCGCAGAATGCCGTGTTCCGGTTCTATTATTCCAATGACGGCGGAACAAAGTGGGTAATCCTCAACACAATCTCAGGTACATCCAATCCAACTGTTGCCAAAGGCGCTACGGCTACGCTTAATTTCAGTGTTCCGGTGGCCTCCGGCGCATCATATAAGCTGACTCAGATTAGCGGCAATGCCTCGGCGCCATGCCGGATACAGGAGATTGCCTTCGGATTGCAGCCCGGCTCGTCGGCAATCGAGAGTGTGCTCTCTGACTTCTGCTCCGACGGAGAGGCAGAGTGGTATACTCTGGAGGGTATGCGCATAGCAGAGCACGCAGGGCGTCATGGAATTTTTATTGTAAGACAAGGAGCCAAGACCCTGAAAGTAGTAAGATAA